DNA sequence from the Liolophura sinensis isolate JHLJ2023 chromosome 1, CUHK_Ljap_v2, whole genome shotgun sequence genome:
ctggccgccgtcgtataagtgaaatattgttgagtacggcgttaaacaccaaataaataaataaatttgtacaatGTACGTGGGACTTCAATGAAATAGACAATTATAAAAAGTGCaatatatatgtctgtataaCACAAAATAGAATTTGCACTTTTACGAGAATGacataaaataatacaaacgGACGGTTAGCAGCTGTAGACTATAGCTGGATCTCTCTTAGCTCTGAAGAAACATTGGATGTTTCTTAAGATGCTTTCGTTTTTGCAAGCCAGTCTGGCTTTTCTGAGGATCACTCTAAAGCTACATTTATATTCTCTGGGCTCCCGGAGTGGAACTCCACGTTTTAGATACGACTGTTCGCCCACGTAAAAGCGGTAGATTCGGTAGTTAGGACCCCGCCTTCCTGTAAAGTCGAGACCACCGCCCTCCGTGTCCAGGAAGGTAAGAAGTCGGTTTGTGGTCAGCCAGAGGAAGCCACTGTCGTCCCAGCCAAACGTGTCCTGGAACTGAAGCGTTTCGGTGTCCTGAACTAGTTCCAGTTGTGTTTCCATCCTAACGCTGTGCTCAGGTCTACCTTGGCGTCGCTGGTCATCAGTTTTCGGCCAGTAATACACGGCGTTTCTGGGAAGGACACCATAGTACAAGTTGTTCTCACCGTGTGTGATTCCTCCACTCTGACCCAACTTCCTGCCAACGCTTCGCACGGCGTTGCCGATGTCAGCGTTTGGATCTCGGGCCAGGCTGGTGGGCAGCTGGAACAGGTCGAAGCCTGTGAGCACGCAGTAGTACAGGAAGTTGTAATCTGAAGACATAGCGATTCCGTCCATAGGAACGTCAAAGAAATAGGTCTCGTTGCTGTAACCAGTGTTTGTTGGGAAGGTTCTGGCTGCCGGGTCCGTGTCTACGTCCATGGAGGGATGCTCGTGACGATGAGAACGGTCTCTTCTGGAATCGTACACCACGAGTCCGCCATTGCCCCCAGCGTCGGAGACAAACACATATCCTTGGTCGTCAATGACAACGTCGTTAAGGAAAGTGCTCGTGGCCCGGGCCACGGATTCGGGAAAGGTGTGGTTCTGGACGAAGCAGTCCCGCTCAAGGTCGTAGATGAAGATCTGGTGAGGGCAGAGGTTGAGTGTCTCAGTGCCCGGGGGTGCAAACGTGTTGATGCGGCCAGTGTCCACCATGTACATCAGTCCCGTCTTCGGATCCACTTCCATACTCATCACATACTGGAAGGCGGCACAGTTGTTCAGATTCTGCATCTCCCAGCTGGGGAAAGGTTTAAGAACCGGGCGGCCATTTTTGACAATCACCTCGCTCAACGTTGCCGGGACGCCGAGCCTCCATCTCGGCACGGTGACGAAAATACGACCCTTGTAGACTTTTATACCAGTGAAGACATTGTTCTCTGGGATGTATCTGCCGCTGGCTATTGCTCTCTGTTTCTCAGCCTCAGAGGGCCAGTCGTATTCTAGCTGGACCCAGTCATGAACCAGAGTCGTGTGTCCAAACGGCAGGTTGGGTGCCCAGGGGCGAGGTCTACGATGAAGGAAGAAGGACTGAACACTACAGATGCTCAGTCCGAGGGCAAATATCATCAACAGTCGGTTCATCGTGGGCAAGGTGGTAGTATGGCTGAGCGAAATCTTCAGCTGTGTTGGGGAACAGTCTGCAGCggctttatttatacaaaaatccATCAGAAACGTCACATCGACAATCTATAGACaacaaaagaagcggaatttgACGTCAGACTAGGATGCAGGATATCCCGGACACTTGTCAGAGGGGAATCCCCCAGGCCGTCCAGAGATCCGGCTTTAACGACGCAGTGAACCTATTGACTAGTTAAGGTCTATATATCTATTGTTCACATGCAACAAAACACGCGCACGAAATTATGCTAGAAGTTTTAGTTACACTGAGGTCTGTCCTGCTGTATAGGCGTTGGTATGGTTGTACTGTAGACTAGTCGAATGGAAATGGTCGAACAAAGGAAACATGAAAAACTTTTTTCCATCTAAACTAAAGTCATTTCAAGgtttacacattttaattttgctGCATTCTTATAGCTGTAATATTAAAGGCATCTTATAAACGTGAtattatgtttattaaatgCTATGTTTCCATGTAATACATAGCTTACTGTATGttatttttgttctgatttCCAATCCTCCCTTACACATGCTCTTACAGATTTCGTTTAAACCATCTATTTACTTcatcggtttttaacaccgttttaaagattttttcacataggcctatacacgtCATATTGAATTATTACGTTATCCGGTGGACCAGAAATACAAacagtgccatttttaaagccgTTGTTTTTACGTCTTATCTGACCAGCAGATAAATAGATGTCTCTATTATTGTCACTGCTCATAACAATTAATTATCTAATCAGCTGGGAAAAGACAAATTCTTGTAAACGTATGTTCATGTTTATGTAGTAACACCCGCAGAAAGAGGGAACTGTGTTAcgcacacaaacacatacagtgGGGTTACCTTTTGAAGATGTCCAAACAGGAAAAGTACTTTACAATACACGTATATGCATAGGAGTTTCCATTAATGCAAGCGTCAGTGCAAATGAAAGTTTGTAGGTAATACTTTCGGATGAGAGTTACAGACCGATGTAAAAATGGCCGATGTAAATATGACCCATGTGAAAATGACCGATAATGAAACGGGTGGATCTAAGATAATCCAGAAGGGACGGTTCAATCCCGGAAAGAGTTACATGCAATAAATATCCAAAAACTTCGAATGAAATTGCATGACACTAATAAGCCACCGGATGGCGCTGTGGATTTTAGATTATACAGATTCCTACACTACAAACACTGCGTCTCAAATATAGGAGATACCTTGATCTAACTCAGAGTGCTCGAAATTTCTGTGTATGAGTAAATTATGTGCACGGTGTTATTGACATGAGCTTTCCAGAAAAACTGCTCCCATCATCAGCTATATCATAgacacacctatatatatatatatatatatatatatatatatatatatatatatatatatatatatatatatatatatatatatatacacaagtgCATTCTGCTCAAAGCTATGTACAATAACTGTACAATGAATATGGAAAGTATATAATAGGTGTGTAATACTAAATCCTGTACAGCACTTGCGATTAGTTGAACAGTTTTAAAGGTACAGAGCTGCCTGGTATGTTCTGAGAGGGAGACGGTCGCTTTATATGGAGTGAATCGTTCTGCGAGACCGATATAAGAGACGGATATAAGAGGCCATGCATCGTCCGCATTTAGCATTATTGATCATATTGCTCCCAAGAGCTTCATCCTCTTTGTccttaaatttaaaatatgagcCAGTAGTACATGCTGTATATACACAGATAAATTCTACTGCTGGTATAACTCCCCTTTACAAGGGATTTCAATTGTCTTAAGGTAGTGTGTTAAAGATAAGGTAAAATAAGATAGTTTGATAAACATTTTGTCTCTAGGCTGTCCGGAGTACTTAGGTTTCgtgttgttttgaaataatGCGAGAACTATGAAAGGGCTTGTGAAGATATGTCATCGCTAGACGTgctagatatgtacatgtacaatatgaatcTAGGCTAGAGGGCATACAGGCAGGCCACACTCGGTGTATTCCTGATGGGTACTTAGACGGGCCTTCCTGTCCTGCAAAGTCATCTGGCCGTCACGTGACTGACTCAACCGTGACATATACGCATACATTTGTAAATCTATCACGCCTACAGCTAGGCTGTTTGAACGTAGACATGTCTTTAAAGATTCGCTTTTCTTTAAATTGGACTTTTTaaattgaaacttttatttctgatttttatTACACTGTACCATGGATCGGAAATGCATAACTGCTTTGTAGTCTCTGTTTTAATTGCGTTTGGTTGAGACCAGTCACCTCTGACCGACACCGGGAATACTGAATGGCCCTCGTTATTGTATTAATCTCTGTGAGTTATCAGTCGAGACCCTGTGGTTGGGTTCTGACGTGAATCATCACGAAGGGACATTCCGTGGAATTCTCAATATGCACCTGTTCCTATCTCAACGCATCTTCGTGCTGTCCGTACACGGCTGACAAAGTTCCGGGACGACACAGGAGGCCTGTAACACATCAATTATACCCAGTGAACATATTAGTGTTCCAAGTTCTAAACCCACGCAAGTTTGAATGAGGGCCAGGACGTGTGTCATACGCCAGCTACACAAACTCTACTGACTTGACACTCAACCATCATTTTAGGTCAAGGAGTCACAGATATTTCACGCGCAGTATATGAAACTTCACATAGGTCTACATCCGGCAAAGTCCTTATTCTGTCAGATTACATTTGCAGTTGAAACATGTAGAGATATATGTAGGGTTCATCGAGCACTTATCCCTCCCAGGAGTTCGCCTGATGAATTACTTTTAATTTCATCCTTATGATAGTTTTAATAAACTATACTCTTTTAATGCCAGAGATTTAGGGTATAATGTGTATAACATTCACTTAGTTGTTTCTAAATAATGTCGTCAGAGGCCTACCGATAAGTTAGCCAATATAACCAGGAAATGATCTATGGTTTTGTATGTATCTACGGTGTTCCGTGAATACAGAGGACGACACAATGATGTGTCGCGTTGATTTATATCAGTCAGTGACAACAGACTGTGACGCttgcatggatgtataccatTGTTCATGACCATAGATTGTGGTGTTTGTGTGATTGTGTAGACCTGTTATTTCATGACAAGAGACtgtgatgtttgtgtgattgTGTAGACCTGTTATTTCATGACAAAAGACTGTGATGTTTGTGTCATTATGTAGGCCTGTTAGTTCATGACAACAGACTTTGATGTTTGTGTCAGTATGTAGACCTGTTAGTTCATGACAACAGACTGTGGTGTTTCTCTGGATGTGTAGACCTGATAGTTTATTGACAACAGACTGTTATCTTTGTGTGATTGTGTGGACCTGTTAGTTCTTGACAACAGACTGTGATGTTTGTGCGGATGTGTAGACCTGTAAGTTCAGGACAACAGACTGTGGTATTTCTCTGGATGTGTAGACCTGATAGTTTATTGACAACAGACTGTTATTTTTGTGTGATTGTGTGGACCTGTTAGTTCTTGACAACAGACTGTGATGTTTGTGTGGATGTGTAGACCTGTTAGCTCATGTCAACAGACTGTGATGTTTGTATCATTATGCAGACCTGTTAGTTTATGACAACAGACTGTGATGTTTGTGTCATTATGCAGACCTGTTAGCTCATGTCAACAGACTGTGATGTTTGTGTCATTATGCAGACCTGTTAGTTTATGACAACAGACTGTGATGTTTGTATCATTATGCAGACCTGTTAGTTCATGACAACAGACTGTGATGTTTGTATCATTATGCAGACCTGTTAGTTCATGACAACAGACTGTGATGTTTGTGTCAGTATGTAGACCTGTTAGTTCATGACAACAGACTTTGATGTTTGTGTCAGTATGTAGACCTGTTAGTTCATGACAACAGACTGTGGTGTTTGTGTGATTGTGTGGACCTGTTAGTTCTTGACAACAGACTGTGATGTTTGTGCATATGTGTAGGCCTGTAAGTTCATGACAACAAACTGTGGTATTTCTCTGGATGTGTAGACCTGATAGTTTATTGACAACAGACTGTTATTTTTGTGTGATTGTGCAGACCTGTTAGCTCATGACAACAGACTGTGAtgtttctgttttcattgtgtTGATGTCTCCTACACGCTTGCATATTAGCAAGTGTCTGATCTACATCGTCACCCCTACACGCCGGTTTGTCTCCAGGTATCTGATCTATCTCCTGACTTCTACACGCCTGCATGTTAACAGGTATTTAATCTATCTCCTGATTTCTACACGCCTGCATATCCGCGTGTGTCTGATCTAAATCCTCACACCTACACACCGGCTTGTCTCCAGGTATCTGATCTATCTCCTGACTTCTACACGCCTGTGTGTTAACAGGTATTTAATCTATCTCCTGACTTCTACACTCCAGCATATCAGCGTGTGTCTGATCTACATCGTCACTCCTACACACCGGCTTGTCTCCAGGTATCTGATCTATCGCCTGACTTCTACACGCCTGCATGTCAACAGGTATTTAATCTATCTCCTGACTTCT
Encoded proteins:
- the LOC135481827 gene encoding protein yellow-like codes for the protein MNRLLMIFALGLSICSVQSFFLHRRPRPWAPNLPFGHTTLVHDWVQLEYDWPSEAEKQRAIASGRYIPENNVFTGIKVYKGRIFVTVPRWRLGVPATLSEVIVKNGRPVLKPFPSWEMQNLNNCAAFQYVMSMEVDPKTGLMYMVDTGRINTFAPPGTETLNLCPHQIFIYDLERDCFVQNHTFPESVARATSTFLNDVVIDDQGYVFVSDAGGNGGLVVYDSRRDRSHRHEHPSMDVDTDPAARTFPTNTGYSNETYFFDVPMDGIAMSSDYNFLYYCVLTGFDLFQLPTSLARDPNADIGNAVRSVGRKLGQSGGITHGENNLYYGVLPRNAVYYWPKTDDQRRQGRPEHSVRMETQLELVQDTETLQFQDTFGWDDSGFLWLTTNRLLTFLDTEGGGLDFTGRRGPNYRIYRFYVGEQSYLKRGVPLREPREYKCSFRVILRKARLACKNESILRNIQCFFRAKRDPAIVYSC